A single region of the Candidatus Stygibacter australis genome encodes:
- a CDS encoding RsmD family RNA methyltransferase, with protein PFIKKCEEQFDMIFLDPPYNKKLINSTIEEIFAADLLGDNGIVIAEHSSDEVLDEKWTDHIIQIKKTRHSQVSIISKNTNIL; from the coding sequence CCCTTTATCAAGAAATGTGAAGAGCAGTTTGATATGATCTTTTTGGATCCTCCCTACAATAAGAAATTGATAAACAGCACAATAGAAGAGATATTTGCAGCAGATCTATTAGGTGATAATGGCATTGTTATTGCAGAACATTCATCTGATGAAGTACTTGATGAAAAGTGGACAGATCATATTATCCAAATAAAAAAGACCCGGCATAGCCAGGTCTCAATTATTTCTAAAAACACAAATATACTATAA